The genomic window tttcttttatctctttgaaATTTTAAGTTATAATAtctataatattagtaaatatataaTCACTTCTATTATAGTGAGATAAgaacatatttatatttttttattttatatttatttttcttccttatttatttattcattaaatcaCTTAATCACATATTAATTATCATCAGTAATTTAACAGTAAATGCACCGTGAATTGGCCTATATAATAGAACAAATATAAAACCTATGCATAATGCATATAACACAATcttattatcttattttatttaatacacAAAAGGCGTAAGTAACAAGAATATGCTAATTACTATTAGTACAATTAGCAGGAGCAAAAGAAACCTTATTCCCTTGAAGATCATACTCTACCTGAAAATTCACCTGCGCCAAATTTCCGAAGAGGGACAATCCATTTAATTCGGTGTTGGGTAGCAGCAGCAAGCAGAGCAAGTTGTTGTCAACAACGGTGTACATGTTTTCAGTTGTCAAAGCAACATCAGCACCAGTAAAGTGAAACACGAAATAAGGCACGTTAAGGTTAACACTTGATCCTTGGAAACTGCCGCAAAAACCGTACGGTTTTGGAGGGTCTTGCACTGCCTCAACAGCTGAGGATTCGGTGACCAGAGTCACGATATCATTGAACATACTTGGGTCAAGATAAGTAAACGTTGTCCCCGAATCAATGATTATGTTGCTAGAATTTTGAGTACTCTGAATCGTGTTATTACCAACGGTTATGCCTTCAAGATTAAGATTGTAATAAGTAGGTGTAGAGGAATTGATGGTTAACGGAGTTGACACAACTCCGTTTCCTGAAATGATTGCATCGTCCCCAAATTTCAGCTTGCTTGTAGAATTTGAACCAAAAGGAACCAAACAATACGAGAATTTGTGACCAATTTGGTCACCAAGTTGTGAAACTAGTGACAATGGCCCTATTggtacaaaattttaaaaattttaaaaaatatcttagaTATTTTACAGCTAAACATTAAGGATTTACCGATTTAATatatgttttcctttttttttaaaaaaaaatgaaccatttttaataaattttatttgcaGCTGTAGgttgatgtaattttttattttcaattttgtgaaaaaaatatttttatgcgtGCCCTTTAGTTTTACGAATCAATTGACTTTTTATTTTGAACTATGTATCTATCGATTATTaatggtttttctttttcttaataataataattatttgtgATAGTTTTTGCATCTAATACTTGTAAAATTAAAGTGTTTTTTTCTCCTTGAAACGTGAACTATACACATACGCTATTCATACCCTTTTTttaatttggaatttttttttgttgacaaGAGGGCCGATAGTCCTAGAAACTACGCCGAATTTACAGTTCTCAGAATTGAAGTTCCCATATCATTACTAACAAGATAATGGCTCATCCCTATTCCTTAGAGGAGAGAATTCCAGTAATGAGTGTTCTCATCTTGCCTCAAACTTCAATTAGCTAATCAATCAGCGCAACTGTTAGCTTTTTTGTAAGCGTAAGTAATATTTACTTGCCAACTGCTACCCGCAGTTTTTGCCTCCTCTTCTATTATTTCGATCCTAGGTGATAGGGAACAAAAGTAGCGTTTGATGAAAAGACAGAGATTGAAAGATTAAACTAAGAAACAGAGATTAaaataaatcttaatattttatttgatataaagtaagagatagaaattgaaataatgaagttataatttaatttgcataaagggtaaaattggaattaattaattgaaataagggtattttaagtataaaatgttattgaAATTTCAATCTCCGtctttaaaaatttcagtcccctgtgtcttCACTtctggaggtactgaaatactaaaattttgagcatagagacaaaaattttaataCCAATCTCTGAGCCAACAAATATGATACTGAGCCTCAATCTCCTAATCTCTGTCCCAATACTTCAAAACAAATGCTACCAAATAGATCCATTCAATAGCATACTGAAAACCCCAATTTGAACTCATGCTTTCTTCCAACCACCTAGCTGTTGGAAATAAGTAATATGACAACAATTCAATTAATCATGTGTTAAAtaatttgttgttattattatattaaaatattaatataataaagtctttgattaaatttagagatttatcattgtgatagtgatcataatattgagagatgaatcttttataatttagtctaaattatttttggtcataaaattattaaaaaggacattataatccgaaaagatcaatatatatataatagtcttcattggatgaagattaatggaTCTCATttgttaaattatatatatagatggtgcatagagagatatgaccattgaactgactcaatttgagaatttctaatggttataattactgcatatttgtcaataggatattctcaagatgaacatagtaatagagtttcttTTGACGtaactgtcatagtaattaacaatgtatttattatactttgattccggacacctaatatcctagggtgctagttgaatggatattgagtatgatttaaatatttgtagaattaatgattagtcaataaggaatctgtCAACTCTCaataaagagtttgagctctatgattataatgaccgaaatgaataaaaccttggccaaggggattgaatgaatgaagaaataagtttcttaagtcattcacaattcataattataataatggtaacaagttagagtttgacaattaaatcatactctaaaggttaaccaagagttggaaagatggaaggaattatattttattcttctcgggttcttagtaaaaatatattgcttcatactatcgggtcgttaaggagtgttgctagacgtcaaccttgattagtaaatttagtatgactaatttactatctGCTTAGTATTAAACCTATGGGGTCatacactaacgagtgttctaatctttactgtagaattatttaattattattttaatttactcaaataaataattatattaattcaaatggaatattattatattctttgctagcaccaagaatataataatagtatggtaattaagaatattaaatgagatttgagaataattagttattctatttataaatttgaattctaaatttggatgagatcctaactgattttgtttcaaattgagttatgatatgattaataaatttgaaagattcaagtttaaaataataacatatgattcaaatttgaattaagattcaaatttaaaattagtaacaaatctcatactatatatatgtatgccaagagtagaaaAAATAGATGAGAATAACACACAAgtgttttattcctttacctctataTGCATAAACATATGTGAGCCTACTTCTTAAAGAAGAATTTTATGGTATGCAacgagttgcaagaggtttctcaatttaaatCAGATGTCTATTAGTCAAAGAGTTGACAGCAAAAATTGGTCTCGCTGTGGATACGCATAGCAACTTCGTACTATCGAAGAAGAAActgatttttactagcgtacacaggtatttagatctgatctatacatatattatttttcgaataaaatttaagcacaaaatagatctttaaaatTACTTCCTTTTCTTCCGctacgtgttatgaacacatgataATTCTTCACTAGCgggtttcaaattaaaaaaattctgcAATTTAACCAGGTGAACTAATGTCTTCCTAATATCACTAGCGTCCTTACAATTCCTAAGGACATGAATGGAATTCTCAATTTCATTGCTACATTTGTGACAATATGGGGATGCTCCAAACCATCTACTCCTCTTATCATTTGTTAGAAGCTTGTCATAAGCCATTTGCCAGGAAAAAAAAAGTTTGATTCGTGAGGATTCTTTCCACTCCCAAATCTTTTTTCAAACAAAATCTTAAAACGTTGAGAAAAGTGACTGAGCTGTGTAAGCCGATTTCACAAAAAATCTGCCATCTTGCGAATGCCTCAAAGCCAAAGTGTTTCCGAGATCATTGGGTCTAGGGACAAGGTTGGGTGTTATTCTCATAGCCACCTTGTTGGGACCAGCCTCTTAATCTCATCCATCTTCGAAGTCCCATTCACTATAACAAAATCTTTAACCAAAGCATTTTCATTCAAAATTGTTACATTAGGCAAATTGTTCTCCATCAGGGTATCTTTAATATTTAACCAGCTATTCCTCTAAAACATGATATTCTCACCATTTTCAACTCTGTGAATGATAATGTTTTCAACAAAATCCTACATTTGTGGAAGGGCCCACCAAAAGAGAGAACTACCAGCCATTAGTCTTCTATAGATCATCTGGTTGCTAGGATAGTACTTGCTAGAAAGAACCTTTGTCCAAAAGGGGTCGGATTATTTATAAATTTCTAGCAATCTAACAAACCTTGGCAAGAAAAGTTATTTTCATCCTTTTTATGTTTTTCATGGCCAGACTCCTCATGTCCTTGGGAAGAAAGAGTTTTCCAAATAACCATGTGCATTTTTCTAGTTGTTCCATCAGACTCCAAAATGAACTATCTTTAGGCTATTTCAATGCTATTGCAAATGAATTTAGGGATATGGCTGTTTTGCATAGTAAAATTAGCAATAGGGGCTATAGCAGTTTGAGCCAATACAGTCCTACCCGTAGAATTTAGCGGCAGAATGAATCCGATGGCATAAATCTCACCGATAATTATTCATCTGTAGATTTTTTCGTCCACTACTAATTATCGACAGATATAAACTTTTAATTGGCGAACTTCTGGAGCTTGTTACCGTTGGATTTTTCTCTCGATAAATCCGAcgataatatattatttattattaataattaaattaatagttaCCGACAGATTTAACcaataaattaacaaaatttaaaatttttttataataatttatctACAATTTTTAGTTAAAATTTTACAAACAAGtttaattacaaaaatttaacaaaattaaatcAGAAATTGAAAGAGCAATTATTTACTTAATATTTACAATGAACCAAAGGTAAATGATTCACTTTACATTTAAAAACATAAATTTAAACATCCAATCTAAGAATATATTATCAAAATCAATTATACCATATGAACTATAAGTCTACAACAAAAAAGGATAACTCATATATaccaaaaataattatattacatCAACTTTCAGATCATGTTATGTTTTTATCACTAAGCATTCTATTTGAAAGGTTATCATAACTAGCAATATAggattatacataaaaaaaaaaaacttgaaataTTTATAGTAAATTGTCAAAAATATCAACAAGACATTACATTATACAACCTAATGATACACAAAAACATGTTCAATGTCTATTGCACCAAACATACAAAATCGTTTCATACATGATTATTACTTCATGAGAGAGTGTGCAAATTATAGCTAATTCATTTTTGTTCTATCTTagaaaaatcaaaattgaaattaTAAATGCATATGACTTAAATTAGTTATTTACACTAGAGATACCTTCACATTTCATAATAAGAAAGCATTACTCATTTGAATGTCAAAACAACAATTATCTATATAAATCCTAGGGTCCTTGAAAATTGTatgtgaaaaataaataaattaacaaaaaagtCAATTTTCACAACAAAAAAATTAGCAAAACCCTATAGCAACGGTCACAATAACTTCCATTACTTTCTAAAAAGTTTAAATAGGTATATTATCAATCTCAAAACCAAGACAATTTTGAGTACCAACTTAATTCTCATGGAATAGTACCCAAAACTATAAATCCAATAATTGCACAATTCAATATCacatgaaagaaaaaaaagtaagtcAAATTTTACGAaatagcaaacaaaacaaaaaatttacaaaatcctCACCTTATGATGCATCAAAATGGCGCAATCAGGCTCCAACTGATCCTTATGCACCTTTCACATGGCACCTCCAACCTTACTAACAAGACCAATCCAAATAAAAATtaagtaactaattaaaatttGGAGTTGAAAATGAAATCAAATTAGGGtttctatatttttaattattagactAACCAAACAAAACAAGTTACAGGTAGACAACAAATCATAAATTTCAGTGTCAACAAATTAACACAATCAAGATACTACTATCAATATTATTATTAAACCTAATAAAGTCTccatagaaaatataaatataacaaaatctgaagatcaaaataattagataatTATGAATGAACAGTATAACCATGGTCATCACATCCAAGTAAACTAATGATATTAATTTTAGAGAGATAAAAATAGGGGATAGAGAAGTGTAAGGTTAGGGTTAAATAAATGCCAACAATGTCAAAAAAATAGAAGGAAGGAAAGAAGACATACTTGGATGAAAAAGGAAGGGTAGCATCGCAGCTGATAGAGGCAAGCGGCGGTGGCAGTGAACGACAGAGGTAGCAACTCACAGGGgagaaacaagatcctccatggCAAACCAAGCTCCAGGTGGATGCTCCTCGACAACGACGATGGCTGGAGTTGTAGGAAGCGGTTGATAATGNNNNNNNNNNNGATgacgagagagaaagagaaagggggAGAGCAGTGAGGTTGATGATGTTGTAGAAATAGAGGAAAAGGGTTCACAAATTTGAATTTAGGGTCAATTTTATGGGCGGTTTTACCATTGAAAAAATCAGCCAGTAACGCACAACCTGTGACCAAAACGGCGCATTTTATTTAATTACCTTATTGTCAGATTTTTTCGTCcctaaatctgacggtaatgaGTGCaccaatttctttttttttactccAATTATTACCGGCAAATTTACTATCGGAAAACTAAATCTGACAGTAACTTTTTTACCCGATGAATTTGTAGCTAAATCTTCCGTTATATCCGCCGCTAACCTTTTATGCTAAATCCGACGGTAttcagcatttttcttgtagtaatcctgtaacaccccgttaccctaagccttacctcgcgtcgtaaagcgaaggataacaaagtgtcacgacagttctaaggctcatataatattatatatatagaaagaaatagtaatactagaagcccgatgaaggaataaaagctcAAATTGCATAAAGCGGAATTACGAAATgcgaagcgttcacacacgataactaaacgtATAAGTACAAACAAAATAAGACATAATATATGTAGAACCTTATAGATAGCTCCAGGATATACAAGATAATAGTTAAaataaacaagatatatatatatatatatatatatatatatatatatatataagtatgatatacaaaaagaggactagtcacagcCTCCGGAGTTTAGGACGGCTAGTCAAACTGAATACCACagagttttgaaatttaaaacagaaataacctatctctcaaagtttttaggaataaagcctctaaggcaacaaggTTATATAAATACAAAGGAAGAGAGAGTGACTATATCAAAATAAAGCAGAATAAAATAAAGATGAAACCATACTCCGCCCTGTCACCATctcgcaactcaccgaggtgggttacaacCTGCaactgaaaaataacaacaacatatggtatgagaatcggaggttttCAGTATGATAACAGTGCCCGATATATAACATGTAAGGTTCCGGGACGCCAaatgcaatcctagaacttcacaccgatacagatattcaagcttaacataaTAAACaacttaaaccataaatcataaacaggTTTATCTAAAACTTAGGGTATTTCTAACTAATACCAATCACACCGctatatcccacagccttcgccaacctaacctctgtGTGATCCCATGGCCACCGCCTTCCTATCCTCCTCAATGCCAGTAAAACATATttaatgaaagcaagtaaaacacaaataaTATTCATGTATAACAGATAAGTCAATTAGCATTTAGACATATTAATCAAATAGgcataactcaagtaatcaaagtaaacaagcagatagaagatgcatatgatgaatgcttaCCCTATTTGGCTCGTAATATCACTTGTCGGTttaaaatgccaacccgacacatctccggTGATGTTGCCTTTCTGCCACGACCAGGGATATAGTACCCTGCTCACTCTTACTTTGTCTTGTGCCCCACGAGTTATAGTGTCCGGCACACTCTNNNNNNNNNNNNNNNNNNNNNNNNNNNNNNNNNNNNNNNNNNNNNNNNNNNNNNNNNNNNNNNNNNNNNNNNNNNNATAGTGCCTGAGTTCACTCTGGCAGCAAAAAGGTTATGTGAGCGGGAGATCGCCACAACcctcacatctcaacataagCAGGAGACTGCCTCGACCCCTACGCCGGCACCGCTACCTCAGACAAGCGGGAGACTGCCATAGCCCTTGCTCGAGGCGCATAGAGACTTGCTAAGCCAATGCATGTCACGtgagcgggagactgccacagccctcacatccgaacgtaggcgggagactgccacagtccCTACAATGGAGAACAATGCACATCACAATCACATAATCCATTTTAGAGGTCATTACTCATAGCACACTTCCGTTCATACTCATTCTATTAACCATAATCATTCATTACAAGTTCCAATCTCATCATCCATCATCAATATTTCAATTTCATCGTTAACTCGGCTCCCCACTAGTTCATAAGATAAATCCACCAAACTGACATACCAAGCCTAAGTcattgatgaatccacattttatgatatttatttgctttatttgggtggatttcatcaatttttcttgcatttatctattgaaatagcatagtttcatgatttctttctaaattgtgcttgaaaggaAAAACAAACCTTTTAGGCattttaattgctaaattttattcactttaatcccatttgatgccttgatgtgtttgctaagtgatttcaggtttccaaggcaagtatgggttgaagaagtgagaaaaaagcatacaaaagagaagaaaccatgaagaaatgaagtttggaaGTTTTAGCATCCGTGCATACGAACAttgatgcgtgcgtacgcacaagtgtaagctcatggcgacgcgtacgcgtgacttttgtcacgtgagctcattaattgcaatTCGCTGGGGTGAATTCTGGGCCTCGaaaacccagtccaactcatttctgaagctatttcaagtcaaagtgaagaagaatgaagggaggagcaattaggtttagcttaaTATCATGTTGTTggttattttctagagagagaagctacccattctctctagaattcagggtttttagtttaatttctctttaatttctctcttttaattcttgtcttcatctagtttcttttacctttctttgttctattgccttaatcttcttagtttatcttgttaatttctcattttggttactttttatgttgatgaacccttgttaatttctatttcatttaatataatttatgttttcatgttattattgctctctttaattgttGGTTATTAATTTCTTacatttggtagctttagaatttatttttattgcaatttaatatgattttattttcatcCATACCAAGTGATTGATAAAATGCATGGCTTAGTTTTAGTGTAGTcttttttccactcatggcttggaattgaggacttaggtgaccttgagtcattgatgtctattcttgattgatatattagggtagttagttgatttggtttctattgacgctagtctttcactaagttaattagtgagttggctaggacttatggattgagatcaattatgcctatttgacttatcctcgatgttagtgttgactaagtaggattaactcttcataatcatcatgtgtttatggttaatggctaggataggtaaccttaactctcaacccttgccaagagctttcttagttaatTTCCTTAATTGCTTTCGATATTTAGTTATTGCTttctcatttactttcttgctatttatattTCTGTTTATTGCAATCACAACCCCCATtactccatagccaataattgagcacttcattgcaattcctagggagaacgacccgggacttaaaactcccggttatttagTGTTGATTGTAACAATTCTCGATTTTAAACTTTGATGAGAGGATccattgccggtttggactatactcgcAACGGAAGTCATTTTGTGAATTCCGAATTGGCATAAATCCTctttatcaagtttttggcgccgttgccaaggaattgcaatggtgttatattattggctattgtaaatatgttaatatgtaaatagcttgttTTTTGGgttatcttttgtttttgttaatggctaggattgggatcccggaggacattggaaATTCAAGCATCGGTGGGAAAGTCAAggacaagccaccatagcaagggatCTCCCAATTCTCTAACTTAAAGAaaaagggttaagtatgattttggtccccaacgtaggggctgaaaatttatttcgtccctcgCCTTTTTTTCGCTCTAAAATGGTCCCCacggtttcagtttgttttaaaaccaTCCTTCGGACCAAAATGCCCCTatcccttcttccccaaaatcatGCAAAGCACCAGCACCActacaaccaccaccacccaccacctaccaccaccaccaccaccaccaccaccatcatcatcatcatcatcatcatcatgcaaagCACCAGCACCACTATCATCATGCAAAGAACCCAGAATTTCACAAATTTCAGCAAAGAACCCAGAATTTCACAAATTTTACCAGAATTTCACCAGCACCtagcaccatcatcatcatcatcatcatcatcatcatcatcatgcaaagAACCCAGAATTTCACaaatttcagcaacaacaataatattCCAAGAACCCAGAATTTCACAAATTTCAgcatcaacaacaataatactCAAACTCAACTCAGCAACAACAATACTCCAAAATCaaatttcagcaacaacaatattccacaataaattttacaaaaaatccaaaaatttcacaaaaaatccaattcacagaagaagaagaagaagaagcggtgGACGGCGGCCAGCGGTGCGGCGGTGGAGTCggcgggaagaagaagaagaaacgggCGGTGGTGCGGCGGTGGGgaaataaattttcagcccctacgttggggaccaaaatcatacttaaccctaaagaaaataaataaaagtgttaggCAGGAGACACCCCACCTTGGTAACATCTTCCTAACCTCTCTTTGTTCATAATTAAATTCATTGAGTTTTGCTTCTTCTAGCTAGTTtagatttagtttaattttgagcttAGTTGTATTAGATTTTTAGTTTTGATCGTGTGTTATTGAGGAATAATAAGTTTTTGGGGTTTGGAAAGCTATTTTGGATGTCATGTTTGATGCCTTAGAGGcattaaaatttttggaaaaaatagaGAATGTGCATGCGCatacacctgtgcgtacgcacactgacCCCAAATTCTGTATCTTGTGCGCACGCACCAAGCTATGCGTGCGCACACCCGCTTGCACCCCCTTCTGTTGGGAGCGCTCGCACACCCTTATGCGTTCACATCCCCCTCGCACAGATGTCAATTTGGTCATTAAATTTTGACGTTTCATTTTGCACAAAAAAATTTTGCcttttgtgcgtacacacaagcctgtgcatacgcacaccttcATACAACGTCCCTGCACAGAGCATTCGCACACATAAGTGCGTACGCACATTTTTTCAAACTTtcccgtcacgcgtacgcgtgctccacgcgtacgGGTCGCCTCCCATTTTCTCCCTCTCACGCATACTCCTGCcagacacgtacgcgtgacccctccCCTATTTCACATTCTATTCTCTCcatttcttcccttcttctctctTCCCCTCTCTTCTTTTCCTCCCTCAACCACCATCCACCACTATTATTCACCACCCACCATTATCTCCTTTggatagttagttagttagttagtatttatttagttagttagttagttcaaTTTTCTGTTTTGGtgctaagtgttggattattgctTTGATTTACTGATTCTATTGAGATATTGCTGCTGATTACTGATTggatgctattttagcatcattgttataaatatttattgttgaaattctttgttgaggttataaaTTGTTGCTTGGTATTGAGTTCTTCATGTTTAATTTTATGCATACCACGTACTCATAACATTGCCTTTGAGAATGTCTTTGGATTTCtaaaattgcatgttgtagctaccatataattTAAATTCactatctattgttaggcaatttgTTTTTAGTAGATGCATTTTTTATTAGGTGATGCTTGCtataattgatttttatttaagtcaCCTAGTTGATGCATTGAAATTAAGGAATTGTGAAATTAGAATcataagcttacctagtgacatttaTTTAGCTTTTTAAACTTTGTGGGCTATGCTTGCCATGTTTTTCACTTCATGTCATTTGGGTGTTGCAAACAAACTTTCTTCTATCATcctttcacaattgcttgattctttcttgaatacttttatgctcctttattacttgtttgtttatcttaacctacaagtttattttaaggtatctcaagcatactaGATTGAGTGaaatgcatgcttcttttgtgtaattgtgacatagctttccatgcaagtgtgtgtgttctaaaccgtgcgCAACTTACAATACACACACTTGTTTCCTTCATGTCACaaactaattcactcacttcattttagtgattcatcacctcattccaacaatctatgcttccttgcttttgcatttacttgtaTTGCCAtcctgttttctatttttcatgaatgatgcaccatTAGCAACAAGGAAAGtgggagaaagaacacgcagcagccGGTTGAttcaccagctgaaggtggcaactcgtgAAGTCTCCGTACTGCCCATGCTCACCTTTgaatgcacggaggaccgtgcaaacctctaagtgtggggaggtcatcacCGATCGGCAATCTTGGGTGAAAAGTTCTAATTCCAAATGCTTTCACAttctttttgaattcttagttgcattttctttcttggtttgtatatattttttgagATCTATTTGCATTTTTTCCTAGTTTACTGCATTTCCtttcatatatacatatataataagcatagtcaaaataatgaaaatttccaAGACCATTATTAATAGGGCATTGacatcctaattgatttgagttgatatttgtttcattgaaacttgcttgaattatatattgtggaacatgtttttgagctaagaacacataagcatgtgagttt from Arachis ipaensis cultivar K30076 chromosome B09, Araip1.1, whole genome shotgun sequence includes these protein-coding regions:
- the LOC107616446 gene encoding aspartic proteinase CDR1-like, which codes for MAYDKLLTNDKRSRWFGASPYCHKCSNEIENSIHVLRNWPLSLVSQLGDQIGHKFSYCLVPFGSNSTSKLKFGDDAIISGNGVVSTPLTINSSTPTYYNLNLEGITVGNNTIQSTQNSSNIIIDSGTTFTYLDPSMFNDIVTLVTESSAVEAVQDPPKPYGFCGSFQGSSVNLNVPYFVFHFTGADVALTTENMYTVVDNNLLCLLLLPNTELNGLSLFGNLAQVNFQVEYDLQGNKVSFAPANCTNSN